The stretch of DNA ttgaaaggctagtggtaaatgaaagcaaggggtaaggggtatggtatatataatcttttctttctctattatcgttttatttctttttctgttgtctttttatttctttttctaaatcgatgcaaatattctaagaagtgatgaatatgcaactatgtgatgatattaagaattactgattgtatatgtagaatggaatgatatcttaatgttttgtttgttaattttttattaataaaaaagtttttaaaaaacaaacaaaaaatgctacGTATAACAGAATATTTATTgtccattaaaaggaatgaatttctacCAGAATGTAACATCTTCAAATACGGAAGGTTCTTCCATTCCTTGTGTGCTGTTAGTTCTTTATTTGTAAGAGatgtaaatttttcttaaatgtcaTTCTGGGTTTtactgagattttttaaaaaattttttattaattaaaaaaaattacaagaaacacaaacattctcaacacatacactcagcaattcacaatatcatcacatagctgcatattcatcatcattatcatttcccagaacattagcatcaactcagaaaaagaaataaaaagacaacagaaaaatataacaaacaaacaaaaaaatttttacaggccataccccttactgatccctttcattgatcactagcatttcaaactaaatgtattctaacatttgttccccctattatttatttttattccatatgttcctctcatctgttgacaaggtagacaaaaggagcatcagacacaaggttttcacaatcacacagtcacattgtgaaagctatatcattatacaatcatcatcaagaaacatggctactggaacacagctctacaatttcaggcagttccctccagcctctctattataccttaactaaaaaggtgatatctatataatgtgtaagaataacctccaggataacctctcgactctgtttggaatctctcagccattgacacttggtctcatttcactcttccctcttttggtcgagaaggttctctcaatcccttgatgttaattctcagatcattctagggtttttctcaatcccttgatgctgagtctcagctcattccaggatctctgtcagcattttccttctgcatcaccaaagttctctggctgtgtgggctctattggcactgaagcttttcccaagatggttccctcttaaagggctccaggaagcaaccctaccttgaatgggtgggtcacatctccatggaaacagtcaaaaagctcccacccagcaatactgagtgagtattaaaggacatggcttttctagggtccaccacagtttcaaaccagcacaggacagATAGTAAATGCTTTAGGCTTTGTAGCCCAAGAGGTAGAATCTAGGATATGATGTAGGTACTTACATGATGAGAGAAAACAAATTCCCACAAATTTTTATCgacaaaattaaaactataataataATGAGTACTGTTTTCGTTGAACATGGGTCTACTAATGAGAAGAAtggaattctttttctgaaaagcacACGTCAGTTTTCAAAGTGTTTCCCATTATCCAAATGGATTGCAGACATTCATCTGTTAATGATCTAATGAGATTGTACATGGTGCTTCCTTGAAATGGCTTTTCACACAGATAGGAACTGATAATATTGATATTAATCCACAAGCatgtaattttaataaattgagTACAGTCATTGCCTAGAAGGCATTTATAGAATGAGATTCTTCATTGATATTTGCCCTTTAGCATGACATTCCATTGCAGGTTAATTACTTCTAATCACAGGCTGGGTGGATGCTCTCCCACTGCAAAGTTAAATGGATTTTGAAATAGGGAAATGTCTTTTCTGTTTGCATGAATGTCTCACAGACTCTGCTGGAGCATTGCTTTGAACTTAGAAAAGATATCCCCTGCAAATTTATGTAAGGATGGAGATCTTGCTTCTTGTTTTAACTTTTGACAGCACAGGAAGTGTATAAAGCAGCTTAGTGTTCATTGTGATTTAAACAAAGCTAGGGGTTGAAATGACTTTACCGCAGTGTACGAGTCACATGTAAGCACCACTTTGCCTGGCAATCTTAGGCTGAATTAGTTAAGAAAAATGATCAAGCCTGCAGCAAAAGCTCATTTCCAAAGCCATTCAGTGTTCCATACGAGTGGTTGAGGGCGGTTCTTCTCATCCAGAAAAATTGTAATCCTGGCCTGAGCTCAAAAACATCATGGAAAAGCTTTACTGCTGCCAAGCCACCAAACTGCTGGGGGTAGGACAAGTTAGAGCATTCAGCTTCTACCTCTGACAAAAACTCACAGACCAATGATATTTAAGTCTACACATGTGACAAAGTTCACCTGGACACTGCTGAGCGCTAACACCTCATGTTTCAACTGTTCTCCACAGAATCTCTGCTGCTGAATAATACCGTAAATTGGCTTTACGTACCTTACCTTTTCACAAGTTTTGCAAATTCGTCCAGCTAAGCCTTTTTCTGCACCACACTATATATTTTTACCACTATCTTAGTGGATTTTACTTCAGGTTGTACTGCATTTGTTTTCTCAGGGTCTTTAACTCTCTCACCTGTAGTTGTGCCACGTGGGCTGCTGCAGAGGCTCATCTTCAGGGGGTTAGAAGTCTGCCTTGACCCCTGTGACAAATGCACTGTCAGCAACTCACCCAAGTCCAAAGGCAACCACTCCAGGTCATGTGCTGCTCTTACATTCCACCACAgtgcttctccacatcctcgaGCTTTGAGCCACTGTTCTCACCGAAAGGCTAATGGTCTTAAACAGGTTTGAGGTTTCGTAGGCCAGGAAGCAGAATCAAGAATATTATGCGGTATATGTGGTACTTATTTTTTATGTATCTTATGATGTACTTACTTTTTAATGGTAAAAAACAAGTTTACGTGGGGGAAAAACTGCCTTATTTCCTTGCTTGACAAGGTGAACCCCCAGCGGTGCCTGGCTGTTAACGTGAGTAGCCTAAGCACTGGCTCCAGCTCAGGTCCACGTGCCACCTGTGATCCGCCACCACTCTGTGTGAGCGGCAAGGGGTCCAAATGACTCCTATCAACCTCTGACTAAGCCAACAGGCACTTCACGTCCTgctgaagaagaaaaaccacaggaAAACAGGCCCGGCCACCTCCGTGGCGAGAGCTTGTTGTTGGGTTACGTGTGAGCCTTAGAGGGCTAATGGCGCTCAGCTGGGAGCTCGTAACTCGGCAGAGCCGCCAACTCACTTCTGGGCAGAGCAAGAATTAACACGTGCCTTCAAACCAACAATCACTTTAAAAATAAGCACTTACTTGACTATGAACACTCCCCTTTAAACTAAACACATCGCTGTAAACCCTTGCTTTGCACActctgaaatgttttttttatccCAACATTGTCATGTTATAAATTAGAAGACCAACAGAGAACTTCATTATCACACTCGAATGCACTAATGCTGGGGAGTAATCTGTGGTTTATACATCCTCCAAGTTTATAAGACTTTGGAATTTCAGACCTCCTGGGCAAGCCAGCAGTTACCTTCTTTCCAGCTCCACAGTGAAAGAAGTCAGTATTTTGGGAAGTACCTGCCCAGGTGACCTGACCACGGGGCACTGGATAAGGAGGCCTGAGATTTGAGGGTCTCTGAGCAGAAAGATTTTAGCTCCTAAGTGGCAAGTGGTCATTATGTCCTCTCCTCCGGGGAGAGTAGCTGCAGGGCAGGGCGCCAAGGCTCTCTCTGATAGTCTTTGCTACTTGGTTCCTTGAGGAACTCCAGGAAATGTTTCAGGAAACCTATTCTGTGCTATTTTTAAATGGTGTCCTAAGGCTTCTTCGGCCTCCAGACTTGACATACATAAATATGCCCATCGCATCAGCACAGCTAGACCCATGGGTTTAGGATTTTTATTCCCACCTGGCGGGTGGCGCCCAACTCCTCTGGCCAGGTCTTCTCTGGGCACCACCTCGTCCTTTGGGAGAGAGGGGTTGGCTTGGCGGAGGCACTTATAAGCTGAAGACAAACCTCCGAACCCAGGGGAGACTTCTGCCCGGGGGCCCCACGTGGGGACGCGTTTCCCGGTGTGTCCCTGAAGTGACACCCGGTCCCGGGGAGGCCGACCCGCGGGGGCGGGGCCCTTCCGCAGCGAGAGCGGGGCGGGGCCCGGAGCGCGCGCGGGGACAGGGCGGCGGCGGCCACAGGTGGGCGCTCCCGGGGCGGCCGAGCAGGCGGCGGGCAGGGCGGGGCGCGGCGGGCGCGGGAGGCTGCGGGAGGCCGGCGGCCCTCGGGACGCCCGGGGCGCAGCGCGAGCACAGAAGCACGCATCGCCGCGCGCGCCGGGAAGAGGGCCTCGCGCCCACCCCACCGACGGTGAGTAGCCCGGCCCCCAGATACGGGGGTCACCCCCGGGAGGCAGGGGGCCGTGGTTCCACAGGTTGGGTCGGGATGGGTGGAGAGGTGCATGCATCTCCTAGTCCCTGGGCAGGGCAATGGGGGAAGTTGTGGGCGGGGCACCCTGCTTTGAGCCacagcccccccgccccccccccccgggttCCTTGGACATTTTAACAGGGCTCCTGGTGAGACTAAGCAAGGCCGCAGTTCAAAGGGGAGAGCCCCCCAGCCGGCTTCCGTGCCACACAGCACGGTCCTAAATGACTACTGGTAAGCCCCATAGCCTGGGAACTAGTGTGGAGAATGCCAGGAGCTTCCAGCCTCCGGGGATGGGGAGGCAGAGAGAGCCACTCAGCGTGGCACTGCCGGGGCCACCTTGGCCACCAAGTTCCCCAGGCAGGTtgccagctgggggtgggggtggggtgcgagCTGTGCCTGCCCACCCACCAGGCCCTGGCAGCCCCTTGGGACTGCAAAGGACAGGGCAGCAGGCTGGTGCCTCCCTCGCAGCACCTGGGAATTGGGCCCTGGGGGGAGTCAGAAGGGGAGGGGCCGCAGGCTTTGATGACACAGAGTGAGCAGAACCAGGATTGTGAAGTCACAGAGGAAGTGGGATGGCGGGGGCTGGGCCGGCTGCCTGGAGGAAGGGAAGGCTTTGCCCAGGCTTTCTGCCCGTGGAAGGGCCCAGAGATCAGCAGGGCCTGGCTGCTGTCCACGGGGGACTGATGAGTCGGGTGAGGCCACCCCACCAGGGGCCCCCTCCCGACCTCTGCAGGAAGGACAGCCCCGTGTCCACACTCGGGAGGCCCAGGTACCACCCAAACCATGTGGAAGGAAGGTGGTAGAGGGACCGAGGGGCACATCCTACTGTCCCCCTTTCTCCCAAACCTCCTCCCAGGCAGGCTGCCTGTGCTCCGTCCCGCCGGAGCCCCTCCTCCCGCGCGGCTGGCTCTCAGGATTTGGGGTGACAGCGCTGGGGAGAACGCCCAGGCGAGGGCCCCCCCGACGGCCACCTCCCGCCCCTGCAGATGCAGCAGCCCCCATGGCTGTGATCAGCCTGCTGTTCCTGGCGGTCATGTACGTCGTTCACCACCCCTTGCTGGTCAGTGACCGCATGGACCTGGACACACTGGCCAGAAGCCGGCAGCTGGAGAAGCGGATGAGTCAGGAGATGCGTCAGCTAGAGCTCGAGTTTGAAGCGAGGAGGCGAGCAGCCGAGGAGAAGCAGAAGGCAGAGGACTTCTGGAGAGGAGACACGTCCAGGGATGAGCTGGTGCTGGGAAAGAAGGCCACGGGCTGGCCGTTCCGGGATGAGGGCCAGGAGGGGCcgctgggctggctgctggggaaCCTGTGGAACACCGgcctcttctgcctcttcctcctcttcgAGCTCCTGCGGCAGAGCATGCAGCACGAGCCCGCCTTCGACTCCAGCAGCGACGATGAGGAGGAGGAAGTCCGTGTGGTCCCCAGCAGCCCCTGCGACTGGCTCTCCGGCTTCCCCCCCCAGGAGGCCCTGGAATCCTTTTACGAGCAGCACGTCCAGAGCGTCACCCGAGACCTGCCCTACACCTGTGAGTTCGTGGAGAGCTTCGTGGACGACCTGGTGGAGGCCTGCCGGGTGCTCAGCCGCCAGGAGGCTCACCCGCAGCTGGAGGACTGCCTGGGCATCGGGGCTGCCTTCGAGAAATGGGGCACCCTCCGGGACACCCGCAGGTTTGATATCCTGGTGCCCATGGCCCCCCCGCAGGGCACCGTGTTCATCTTGGAGATGAGGGACCAGGCTCAGGGTCACCGCTGTGGCTCGGTGCTGCTGGAGTCAGAGTGCGTGTGCAAGCGTGAGAAGCCCCTGGGTGAAGTGCTGTGCCTGCTGCACCGCCCCAGGGACCACGCAGCAGCCTCAGGCCCGGGCAGCAGCTGCGTGCAGGCGGCCCTGTGCACTGGCTCCCACCTGGACGTGTGCAAGGCCGTGCAGTGGTTCCGGACCATGGTGGGCAACGCCTGGGCCCTCGTGGCCCATAAGTACGACTTCAGGCTCAGCCTCCCTCCGTCTACCACCTGCTGCAAGCTCAGGCTGGACTACCGCTCGGGCCGCGTCCTCCTCATCAGCTTGATCCTGGGGGTGCAGCGGGAAGACACCTTGGTGTACCTGATGAGCCAGGCCCCGGACCAGGAGCAGCTCACCAGCGTGGACTGGCCGGAGTCCTTTGCAGCCTGCGAGCACTTGTTCCTGAAACTGGTCGGGCGCTTTGCCCCAGAGAACACCTGTCACCTCAAGTGCCTCCAGATCATCTTAAGTCTCCGGGACCGTCGCAGCGTGTCCCCGGGGGCCGCCCACCCCATCCTAACCTCTTACCACTTCAAAACAGTCCTCATGCACCTGCTGCTCCAGCTGCCCCTCTCGGAGTGGCGGCACGGCCTGCTCACCCAGCGGCTCCAGGACGTCCTGTGGTTCCTGGGCCGAGGCCTCCAGCAGAGGTCCCTCCCTCATTTCCTCATCGGCAACACCTGCCTGCCCCTGACCATCCCCATCCCCAAGTCATTTAGGGGCGCCAAGCCCGTCAACCTCTTCCAGCACCTCGTGCTCAACCCCACAGCCCACTCGCAGGCGGTGGAGGAGTTCCACCACCTCCTGGCCCAGGTGAAAGCTCTGCCCTGCGCCTCGCTGGCTGAGGCACCTTAACGCAGAGGCCATTAAAAAAGGGAGAAGCTAATCTGGTTCCTTAGGCTGCAAAGAGTTTGTTTTTCCGAGTTTTAGTGGGAGAGGAGGCCTTTGCGCTGCCCGCAGGGCCGAGGAGAGGCTGACATTGTCCCCAGTGCATGAGTGGGTCTTCAGGGGTCTCGAGGGTGGGGTGCAGCCTGCAGGGACTAGCCTGGGAGGGTCTTTCGGGGTTTTCTCCTGGCTCAGCTTTCACCAAGACTCAGCAGGGTCCAGGGAAATGGATGTTATGAGAGGGTCTTGCCACGAAAAGAGTCGACATCGTGCAGAGGCCCGCCAAGCTTGTTTTGTTGAGTGGAAGTGAAATGAAAGACAACCAGAGGATACCTCCGTTCCAGCTTGCTCCTGGTTACCAGTGACTCCCAGCGCGGCCCTGGCAAACCGCTCTCCTTGTTGAACTGTTAGCTTAATTCACCTCGGAGTCGGCATTCCATTTTATCCAACACTGTGATGGCAGCTTCTTGAACTTTGGGATCTAATTTTGCAGAACTTCATTATTTAAAACTATAACCAAAACGTTTcgtttccattttcttaatttaGCTCTATTTTCATGTGATAATAACATAGTTGTGTTTGtacatctgaaaaaacaaaaactccaaTACTACCCAAATAACTTATTGGCATTGATTTCCAAACAAACATTAACTCAGTAGTGACCAGCCCCATCGGTGAGATCATGTATTTACTGTAATTAGTGAAATAGCCAACACCCGACAAGGTTTTCTGTGTCTGGAAGGCACCTTAAAATGCCCTTCATGAGGATGATCTTTTGGGGGCTCTAAGATGAACAGTTACTTTCTCAGAGGGAACCACTCCTTTGTGAAATGGAAAGAAGGTTTAGCCACCGCTTCTTCCTGTGCTTTTTCTCAGTCTGGTAATGgctttgtcttctctttttgaAAAAGACAAAGGCACAGCTGGAGCTGCTGTATGGTTTTGAATAGCAGGAGTGTCCCAGACAGGGCTGCCCGCCAAGGCTGGACAGGAAGGGGCTGTGGCAGGGCAGGCCAGCTCCAGCACAGGAGGGAGTCTGGAGAGAGAAGTGGTAGCCTTCCCCTCCTTCCAGACCTCCCCTATCCCAAGGAGAGTTAGATGGGACTTCGATGGTGGGCGTAGTTGTTTTGGAAGTACCCACCCCCCCTTCCTACTTAGCCCTGCCAGGAAGGCACACTGTGGAGGGGAGCCTGGCTCCACAGTCCCCTTGACCGCCATGGGCCCCATCGCAGAGCCCACGTCCCTCGACATCCCTCGCCCAGCACTAATAAACTAAAAGTGTCCCCAATGCTGCAGCTGGGCAATATCTGGCGTTCTCCTGCACAACAGCTGCTGCACTGCCCTCTCACCTCCTGGCAACCAGGTACTGCTTTCAGGTAAGGTGCAACGACGGTTTCTTCCGTCCTGGTGAGCTTTTGGCATCTTAGAAAAATATGCTTTTCAGAAAAGAATTTGCTGGTGTTTTAGTTTTGAAACAATAAAAGAGGCTATTTTCTGTATAAATTGTGGTTTGTGCGATCACATGCCTTGCAGCTATCCACACGCGCCTGTTCCCCTAAGTTCAAACCCCATCGAATGCTTCTTACTGCACCTTGCAGTCTGCCCTGGGTTCTCCCAGCAGTGTGGCCGGGAGTGAGGAAGGAATAATTAAGAATGATAAAGAACATATAGGCTGTTCATTTTAGAGGTGGTTCATGTTGGGGATGCCCAAACCAAAACAGCAGCCAGATTTAAAGATATTAGTAGGTGCGAGCAGCATGCCTCAATTCCAGAAGCCTGCTCAGGTAGAAAGGAGGTGGTATGATGCTCCAGGACTGCCTGTTTTTTCTAGTCGAACAGGCGAGAAAGAATTTATACAGTTGAGTGGGCAGAGACTAAAGGAACAGCCAGCAAAGCTTGGGTGGGGCCGAAGGCacaagaaagagaacagaaacaaGTGGTGATGGCAAGAGCTAGAGCTATTGTGTTCTGGGAACATGCTTACAATGAAAGGGGAAACTCTCCAGATATCTAGGAAGCTGAGATTTATTCCACAACAAAACCTGGCTGGCACCCAGGATCTGGCAGCTGTGATCTGATGGCGCTGGCTGAGCGTTGCTGATTATCGCAGCACCATCCCCACTACGCGATGGCAGTGACTTCTTTAGTCCTCATGCTGCCACCCAGGAAGTGGGTACGTTGTCCCCATGCTACAAGAACATGCCCCGACACTGGAAGGGAGCATGGCTTGTCCAGGATCACctagctagtaagtggtggagcctGGATGAACGTTCCTGCCCTGGCCATGTGTCAAATGGGAATAAAATGAGAGGTGGGACAAAAGTGCTTGGAAAAGCAAAATGCACAGTGTTGACTTTAAGACAAAGGGTGGTATGTTATTCTTCGGAAATTCTAGAAGGCAGGAATTGTTGGTCCTTAGCCCTGTCTTTAGGAGGTGAGGCATTTCCTATCACATGCAAAGATTAAAGACATTCGCTCAGAGGCCAGAAAGAACGCAAAGTTGTTGTTACTTGTGTGCCTGTTGACTGGATGGTTCAGATCTTTCACCTACAACTAACTGAGCCCACACCCACTgtatttggggtcttagaattgcaatttggggAGCACAGATTGAGTCAGCAACCCAATCATGTCCGGTCTTGGCACTTCCAagcaaagggtttttttttttccgttctacatatataatcagtaattcacaatatcatcacacagttgcatatttatcatcatgatcatttcttggaacatttgcatctattcagaaaaaaataaaaagaaaaaaaattcgtacataccatacccccacccctccccctccccaatcaccagcatttcactctaaatttattttaacatttgttccccctattattcatctttattccgtatgttctactcgtctgttgacaaggtagataaaaggagcatcagacacaaggttttcacactcacacagccacattgtgaaagctatatcattatacaatcatcttcacgaaacatggctactggaacacagctccacattttcaggcagttccctccagcctctccattgcatcttgactaacaaggtggtatctatttaatgcataagaacaacctccaggatagactctgtttgaaatctctcagccattgacactgtctcatttctctcttcccccttctggttgagaacgttttttcaatcccttgatgcagagcctcagctcattcta from Tamandua tetradactyla isolate mTamTet1 chromosome 17, mTamTet1.pri, whole genome shotgun sequence encodes:
- the ITPRIPL1 gene encoding inositol 1,4,5-trisphosphate receptor-interacting protein-like 1 isoform X1; translation: MTTDAAAPMAVISLLFLAVMYVVHHPLLVSDRMDLDTLARSRQLEKRMSQEMRQLELEFEARRRAAEEKQKAEDFWRGDTSRDELVLGKKATGWPFRDEGQEGPLGWLLGNLWNTGLFCLFLLFELLRQSMQHEPAFDSSSDDEEEEVRVVPSSPCDWLSGFPPQEALESFYEQHVQSVTRDLPYTCEFVESFVDDLVEACRVLSRQEAHPQLEDCLGIGAAFEKWGTLRDTRRFDILVPMAPPQGTVFILEMRDQAQGHRCGSVLLESECVCKREKPLGEVLCLLHRPRDHAAASGPGSSCVQAALCTGSHLDVCKAVQWFRTMVGNAWALVAHKYDFRLSLPPSTTCCKLRLDYRSGRVLLISLILGVQREDTLVYLMSQAPDQEQLTSVDWPESFAACEHLFLKLVGRFAPENTCHLKCLQIILSLRDRRSVSPGAAHPILTSYHFKTVLMHLLLQLPLSEWRHGLLTQRLQDVLWFLGRGLQQRSLPHFLIGNTCLPLTIPIPKSFRGAKPVNLFQHLVLNPTAHSQAVEEFHHLLAQVKALPCASLAEAP
- the ITPRIPL1 gene encoding inositol 1,4,5-trisphosphate receptor-interacting protein-like 1 isoform X2, whose amino-acid sequence is MAVISLLFLAVMYVVHHPLLVSDRMDLDTLARSRQLEKRMSQEMRQLELEFEARRRAAEEKQKAEDFWRGDTSRDELVLGKKATGWPFRDEGQEGPLGWLLGNLWNTGLFCLFLLFELLRQSMQHEPAFDSSSDDEEEEVRVVPSSPCDWLSGFPPQEALESFYEQHVQSVTRDLPYTCEFVESFVDDLVEACRVLSRQEAHPQLEDCLGIGAAFEKWGTLRDTRRFDILVPMAPPQGTVFILEMRDQAQGHRCGSVLLESECVCKREKPLGEVLCLLHRPRDHAAASGPGSSCVQAALCTGSHLDVCKAVQWFRTMVGNAWALVAHKYDFRLSLPPSTTCCKLRLDYRSGRVLLISLILGVQREDTLVYLMSQAPDQEQLTSVDWPESFAACEHLFLKLVGRFAPENTCHLKCLQIILSLRDRRSVSPGAAHPILTSYHFKTVLMHLLLQLPLSEWRHGLLTQRLQDVLWFLGRGLQQRSLPHFLIGNTCLPLTIPIPKSFRGAKPVNLFQHLVLNPTAHSQAVEEFHHLLAQVKALPCASLAEAP